A genome region from Candidatus Zixiibacteriota bacterium includes the following:
- a CDS encoding glycosyltransferase family 4 protein has protein sequence MAERFRLLILTHNFPRFQGDFAGVFIHLLARRLTDHGIDPVILAPHDPGALEYEKWDNVTIYRFRYAKRDEDESIAYRGNMHQLVLGSVTGIFKFKAFLDAYREAAFRIIDTERISVVAGHWLIPSGIVMKSIEAKFHLPMILSSHGTDIRLMSKYLQMARRYFHSFFPKLKAWTVVSSYLRDEILRVEPTLAPILQILPLPHDETLFYRDENIAREPNLVVAVTRFAEQKRVGHLIRAFALVTEQQPKARLELYASGPMQAEIEALIAKLGLKETVTIFAPIPQEQLRTVYNRAGMVVLNSFQEGFGLALSEAMLCGAPVIGVASGGIVDIIRHDDTGLLVPPDNVDALTKAMLRVMSDDPLRSCLAVNGHEFALKSYASGPLAAKFAELVRGARRL, from the coding sequence ATGGCCGAGAGATTTCGACTGCTCATATTGACCCACAACTTCCCCCGCTTCCAGGGTGACTTTGCGGGCGTCTTCATTCATCTGCTGGCCAGGCGGCTGACAGACCATGGAATCGATCCTGTGATCCTGGCTCCACATGATCCGGGCGCACTTGAATATGAGAAATGGGACAATGTCACGATCTATCGTTTCCGCTACGCCAAACGCGACGAGGATGAGTCAATCGCCTATCGCGGCAATATGCACCAGTTGGTGCTCGGCTCGGTGACCGGCATTTTCAAATTCAAGGCCTTTCTCGATGCCTACCGCGAAGCAGCGTTTCGGATTATCGACACGGAACGAATCAGTGTTGTCGCCGGGCACTGGTTGATCCCATCGGGGATCGTGATGAAAAGCATCGAGGCAAAATTCCATTTGCCGATGATTCTCTCTTCGCACGGTACCGATATCCGACTGATGTCGAAATACTTGCAGATGGCGCGGCGCTATTTTCACAGTTTCTTCCCGAAATTGAAAGCCTGGACCGTGGTTTCATCATACCTTCGAGATGAGATTCTCCGTGTCGAACCAACCCTGGCCCCGATTCTCCAGATCTTGCCGTTACCGCATGATGAGACACTTTTCTACCGGGACGAAAATATTGCTCGCGAGCCAAACCTCGTCGTAGCAGTAACGCGTTTCGCCGAGCAGAAACGGGTGGGGCATTTGATACGAGCTTTTGCACTGGTGACCGAGCAGCAACCGAAAGCCCGGCTCGAATTGTACGCCTCAGGCCCGATGCAGGCGGAGATTGAAGCGTTGATTGCCAAGCTCGGCCTGAAGGAGACTGTGACTATATTCGCGCCGATTCCGCAGGAGCAACTTCGGACAGTGTACAACCGCGCCGGAATGGTGGTGCTGAACTCGTTTCAGGAAGGGTTCGGACTTGCCTTATCCGAAGCGATGCTCTGCGGCGCACCGGTGATCGGCGTAGCGTCGGGAGGGATAGTTGATATCATTCGTCACGACGACACCGGCCTTCTCGTCCCGCCGGACAATGTCGATGCGCTGACAAAGGCGATGCTACGCGTGATGTCCGATGACCCGCTGCGCAGCTGTCTGGCGGTCAATGGTCATGAGTTTGCGTTGAAATCGTACGCCTCAGGTCCACTGGCGGCGAAGTTCGCGGAGTTGGTGAGGGGGGCGAGAAGGTTGTAG
- a CDS encoding HNH endonuclease signature motif containing protein, with protein sequence MACAECIEARYSRLAKLRNKKKLLENPSDPHIVLRMLSAAAISLATMAFLHPGFGIIVAFLAFLFAKGASEEKCRKLRGLAESDIRQIVAEIAKIDGGLDQVFSEFVDYPPDWEERRRRVFQRAGNRCEECGRSAERSSVPFHVHHDKPRSQKEGNHRIENLRLLCEVCHAKLPDHGLTASARSRRLKTGERLKRRFRGFR encoded by the coding sequence GTGGCGTGCGCGGAGTGCATTGAAGCACGGTACTCCCGCCTTGCGAAGCTTCGCAACAAGAAGAAGCTCCTTGAAAACCCGTCCGATCCCCACATCGTACTCAGAATGTTGTCAGCGGCGGCGATATCACTTGCGACAATGGCGTTCCTGCACCCTGGTTTTGGCATCATTGTGGCCTTCCTCGCCTTTTTATTTGCAAAAGGGGCTAGCGAGGAGAAGTGCAGGAAACTCAGGGGGCTGGCTGAATCCGATATACGGCAAATAGTGGCCGAAATCGCGAAGATTGATGGAGGGCTTGACCAGGTTTTTTCGGAGTTCGTCGACTATCCTCCTGATTGGGAGGAGAGAAGGCGGAGGGTGTTTCAAAGAGCAGGAAACAGGTGCGAGGAATGCGGCCGCAGTGCAGAAAGATCTTCGGTTCCGTTCCACGTACACCATGACAAACCACGGTCTCAAAAGGAAGGGAATCATAGGATTGAAAACCTCAGACTCCTTTGCGAAGTCTGTCATGCAAAACTCCCTGACCACGGGCTTACAGCGAGTGCGAGGTCTCGTCGTCTAAAGACTGGGGAACGTCTGAAGAGGAGATTCCGTGGCTTTCGGTAA
- a CDS encoding class I SAM-dependent methyltransferase has protein sequence MPSYYSQKLAAERLIKVYDLATPRVRQYLDAELNHVLSHIHPGDAVLDLGCGYGRTLPALVQRAATVIGVDISLASLTLARQRLAEIPNYHLAQMDAAHLGFSDNCFDLIVCIQNGISAFHVDQRTLIVESLRVTKTVGKLLFSTYSAKFWEHRLEWFRLQAAAGLLGEIDEDKTRDGNIVCKDGFTATTVSEQQFRALTTGLDADISIVEVDESSLFCELVKHPIRCHT, from the coding sequence ATGCCCTCCTACTACTCCCAAAAACTCGCTGCCGAACGGCTGATCAAGGTCTATGACCTCGCTACCCCGCGCGTGCGGCAGTACCTCGATGCCGAACTGAACCACGTCCTTTCGCATATCCATCCGGGCGACGCCGTTCTCGATCTCGGCTGCGGCTACGGCCGCACCCTGCCCGCGCTTGTGCAGCGAGCCGCCACCGTCATCGGCGTGGACATCTCGCTCGCCAGTTTGACACTCGCCCGCCAGCGGCTCGCCGAGATTCCAAACTACCACCTCGCCCAGATGGATGCCGCTCATCTCGGCTTTTCCGACAACTGCTTTGACCTGATCGTCTGCATTCAGAACGGCATTTCGGCGTTTCATGTTGACCAACGCACGCTGATTGTCGAGTCCCTCCGCGTCACCAAAACAGTGGGGAAGCTTCTGTTCTCCACTTACTCCGCGAAATTCTGGGAGCACCGCCTCGAGTGGTTCCGCCTGCAGGCTGCCGCCGGACTGCTCGGCGAGATCGATGAGGACAAAACCCGCGATGGCAACATCGTCTGCAAAGATGGTTTCACCGCTACAACCGTCAGCGAACAGCAATTTCGTGCGTTGACTACAGGACTTGATGCAGACATCTCGATTGTTGAGGTGGATGAGTCGAGTCTGTTTTGTGAATTAGTGAAGCACCCTATTCGGTGCCACACCTAA
- a CDS encoding SpoIIE family protein phosphatase, translating into MSDSIVHTRTEKLLLEAARVFNSTLEYEELIELVLRLVLKAVNSEAALVFRVDHDRTDMKVRFMHGRDGQMQVFYLDLGQGVVGWVAKYREPIILNDPHDPRVEPFISKIAGIEARSIISVPLIGKGQMIGVVEAINKADGPFTAADLDILTGLNNQIAVAIDNAHLYRDIKREALEKDLLYQVGKKLSGSLDLNEVLREIMASLKRVVAYQVGGVFLLDPAVNEIKSIYSVGYPEGYDDRLQLKIGHGLVGHVANTGETVIVSDVSKDNRYVDANPGTKSEIVVPIKLDDRLIGVINLESNELNVFDHRAQALISAFASQAAISIERARLHESSLAGKRLEEQLNIAREIQRSFLPQADPQAWVKGYDIAGRNVPSGEVGGDYYDFIRIVTNHTGIAIGDVSGKGIPAALIMASFRASLIAEIRNNYSIRTICQKVNSLLFESLESGNYVTAVYGVLDSRNHIFTFSNCGHNPPFVLRAIGEVEELREGGPILGVSSESVYEERAIVIQPGDVLVFYTDGVTEAFSEGGAEFGTSRLVDVIKANRHKSAQLMADAIYEAVTSFASPTHVFDDLTMIIIKRLG; encoded by the coding sequence ATGTCTGACTCCATAGTGCATACGCGTACCGAAAAGCTGCTTCTGGAAGCAGCTCGTGTATTCAATTCCACGCTGGAATATGAAGAATTGATCGAGCTGGTTCTTCGCTTGGTGCTGAAGGCAGTCAACAGCGAGGCTGCGCTGGTCTTTCGCGTGGACCATGACCGCACCGATATGAAAGTGCGGTTCATGCATGGCCGTGACGGCCAGATGCAGGTGTTCTATCTCGACCTGGGACAGGGTGTTGTGGGATGGGTAGCCAAATACCGAGAGCCAATTATCCTCAATGATCCGCACGACCCACGCGTGGAGCCGTTTATCAGCAAGATCGCCGGGATCGAGGCGCGCTCCATCATTTCCGTCCCGCTGATTGGCAAAGGGCAGATGATCGGCGTGGTGGAAGCCATCAACAAAGCGGATGGTCCGTTTACGGCCGCCGACCTGGACATCCTCACCGGTTTGAATAATCAGATCGCGGTGGCGATCGACAACGCGCACTTGTATCGCGACATCAAACGCGAAGCCCTTGAAAAAGACCTTCTCTATCAAGTCGGTAAAAAGTTGTCTGGGTCGCTTGATCTGAATGAAGTACTCCGCGAGATCATGGCGTCACTTAAGCGCGTGGTGGCTTACCAAGTGGGCGGTGTGTTTCTTCTGGACCCGGCCGTCAATGAAATAAAATCGATTTATTCGGTGGGGTATCCGGAGGGGTACGATGATCGCTTACAACTCAAGATTGGCCACGGTCTGGTTGGTCATGTTGCGAATACGGGGGAGACTGTAATCGTGTCCGATGTATCCAAAGACAACCGATATGTGGATGCTAATCCGGGCACGAAAAGCGAAATTGTCGTGCCCATAAAATTGGACGACCGTCTCATTGGGGTTATCAATCTTGAATCGAACGAACTTAATGTATTCGACCATCGGGCGCAGGCGTTGATATCGGCGTTTGCTTCGCAAGCGGCCATATCGATAGAACGAGCGCGCCTGCATGAGAGCAGCTTGGCCGGCAAGCGTCTTGAGGAGCAGTTGAATATCGCCCGTGAGATACAGCGGAGTTTTCTGCCGCAGGCGGACCCGCAGGCGTGGGTGAAGGGGTACGACATCGCCGGGCGCAATGTGCCATCGGGCGAGGTAGGCGGAGACTATTATGATTTCATCCGTATCGTGACCAATCATACTGGGATTGCTATCGGCGATGTCTCCGGCAAAGGGATTCCCGCAGCCCTTATTATGGCATCGTTTCGTGCTTCTCTGATCGCCGAGATACGCAACAACTATTCCATTCGGACCATCTGCCAGAAGGTTAATTCCCTTTTGTTCGAATCGCTGGAATCCGGCAATTATGTAACCGCAGTCTATGGTGTGCTCGATTCACGCAACCACATTTTCACCTTCTCCAACTGCGGACACAACCCACCCTTTGTGCTTCGGGCTATCGGCGAGGTGGAGGAACTCAGGGAGGGGGGACCAATTCTCGGAGTCTCGTCAGAAAGTGTTTACGAGGAGCGCGCCATTGTTATTCAGCCTGGTGACGTGCTTGTGTTCTATACCGACGGCGTCACCGAGGCGTTCAGCGAGGGGGGAGCGGAGTTTGGTACGAGTCGACTCGTGGACGTGATCAAGGCGAATCGTCACAAGAGCGCGCAACTCATGGCCGATGCCATTTACGAGGCGGTTACATCGTTCGCTTCGCCGACACACGTCTTCGATGATCTGACCATGATTATTATCAAGCGGCTCGGCTGA
- a CDS encoding 4-hydroxyphenylacetate 3-hydroxylase N-terminal domain-containing protein — protein MAIKTYEQYLESLRKMRPNIHKYDQLITDVTTHPSTIRTVEGHAWTYKAAFDEKLRPSLTTTSHLTGEPISRYLSIIQSPEDMYANSDMKRMMFHLTGTCTGGRCAGWSALNAMFITTWEMDRDLKTDYHQRFLKWLKDAQARDITISGALTDAKGDRSKSASQQDDKDVFLHLVEKRKDGMVVRGAKLMICGIAAANEIFVIPGTGYKEDEAEFALSFVIPRDIEGLTIVETRHPNDTRDEEEGFDNPVTEGGITQAFLFFEDVFIPNERVFMCGETKYTLSTVGYFIMPYRSAIGGCVAGQGDIKIGSAILTARANGLSAKVFNEKLTQMYINNETTYGMGIAAAARGKKHPSGAWLCDPLLSNVNKVHVATLPYQTSVLAQDIAGGIAETGCMPSYKDFQSKKYGHLIKKYMKAKASAESRARAARLVEWCTIGSGVPGCMHGGGSPDGAKLVIRANAKLEDKVAIARRLAGITEEIAEPVAVKK, from the coding sequence ATGGCCATCAAAACATATGAGCAGTATCTCGAGTCGCTTCGCAAAATGCGGCCAAACATTCACAAGTACGATCAACTGATCACCGATGTCACCACGCACCCGTCCACCATACGGACAGTAGAAGGGCACGCCTGGACATACAAAGCGGCGTTTGATGAGAAGCTCCGGCCGTCGCTAACTACCACGTCACATCTCACTGGCGAGCCGATCAGCCGCTATCTGTCGATCATACAGTCCCCGGAGGACATGTACGCCAACTCCGACATGAAGCGGATGATGTTCCATCTCACCGGCACCTGCACCGGCGGACGGTGCGCCGGTTGGTCCGCTCTTAACGCCATGTTCATCACCACCTGGGAGATGGACCGCGACCTGAAGACCGACTACCACCAGCGCTTCCTGAAATGGCTCAAGGACGCCCAGGCCCGCGATATCACCATCTCCGGCGCGCTCACCGACGCCAAGGGAGATCGCTCCAAATCTGCTTCGCAGCAGGATGACAAAGATGTTTTCCTGCATCTGGTCGAGAAGCGCAAAGACGGCATGGTCGTGCGGGGCGCCAAGCTGATGATCTGCGGCATCGCCGCCGCCAACGAGATTTTCGTCATCCCCGGCACCGGCTACAAAGAGGATGAGGCGGAGTTCGCGTTGTCGTTCGTCATCCCGCGTGATATCGAGGGGCTCACCATTGTCGAAACCCGCCATCCCAACGACACGCGCGATGAGGAAGAGGGGTTCGATAATCCGGTCACCGAGGGAGGCATTACGCAGGCGTTCCTGTTTTTCGAAGATGTCTTCATCCCCAACGAACGCGTCTTCATGTGCGGCGAGACCAAGTATACGCTGTCGACCGTCGGCTACTTCATCATGCCGTACCGCTCCGCGATCGGTGGCTGCGTGGCGGGGCAGGGGGATATTAAGATTGGCTCGGCCATACTCACCGCCCGCGCCAACGGTCTCTCGGCGAAGGTGTTCAACGAGAAGCTGACGCAGATGTACATTAACAACGAAACCACCTACGGCATGGGGATCGCCGCCGCCGCCCGCGGCAAGAAACACCCCTCCGGCGCCTGGCTTTGCGATCCGCTTTTGTCGAACGTGAACAAGGTGCATGTAGCGACGCTGCCGTACCAGACCAGCGTGCTGGCGCAGGATATTGCGGGGGGGATCGCCGAGACCGGCTGCATGCCATCATACAAGGACTTCCAGTCCAAGAAATACGGCCACCTTATCAAGAAGTACATGAAAGCAAAAGCCTCAGCCGAGTCGCGTGCCCGGGCGGCGCGATTGGTGGAGTGGTGCACGATCGGCTCCGGTGTCCCGGGCTGCATGCACGGTGGTGGTTCCCCCGATGGCGCCAAGTTAGTGATCCGCGCTAATGCGAAGTTGGAAGACAAAGTGGCCATCGCCCGCCGGTTGGCGGGGATAACGGAGGAGATTGCCGAGCCGGTGGCGGTGAAAAAGTAG